The following proteins are encoded in a genomic region of Cryptococcus neoformans var. neoformans JEC21 chromosome 2 sequence:
- a CDS encoding oligosaccharide transporter, putative yields the protein MTTPPSTLPASNPLLTARSLVLLQLLSRILTFTLNQSLLRLASPSVFGTAAIQFDLVCSSILFLSREGIRNALLRKSDVEVEPKSQAQIHALSIAPLQLGMVVAPLITGLYLWSSSQSTTSQQGFHLSLILYVASALIELSIEPCYIQVHRSSPPKINVRVQAEGGMAIVKAIVTVTSLVGLGEGRALISFALGQVAGAIWLAVLYIKEFDWNVKSLVSAQKVAGQPRFDADTLSLAVANTGQSLIKHVLTEADRLAVARISPLDDQGGYAVAMNYGSLIARIVFQPFEESLLLYYSNSLSSAATLPLFTFTIRLSLYLSTIIQAFVPPLFPAISSLLLPRQYRDTSASSILSLYLKLYIPCLSLNGVAEAFHTASADPGEVKRQVRWMVASSGVFAGTLFVLTHLPPHYISTNGGSYQLLTPNTEECLVLASCAAMVIRIVYALCHAKRCFLLRKPNLRWLSLLPSVKIMSWACLVRVVLGLLAASGRWERGWKEWAELIGVGGLMGLATLGFIAQAEVGHMKDLRKVMKAEKSE from the exons ATGACCactcctccttcaacccTTCCAGCATCAAATCCTTTGCTGACAGCCAGATcgctcgtcctcctccaactgCTTTCCCGAATCCTCACCTTCACCCTCAATCAGTCCCTTTTGCGCTTGGCCTCGCCCTCCGTGTTCGGTACTGCTGCCATCCAATTTGACCTTGTATGCTCCAGCATCCTATTTTTGTCACGAGAAGGTATTCGCAATGCTCTTTTGCGAAAAAGTGATGTCGAGGTTGAGCCGAAAAGTCAGGCGCAGATTCATGCCTTGTCAAtagctcctcttcaactgGGCATGGTCGTAGCGCCCCTCATTACTGGACTGTATCTGTGGTCATCCTCTCAAAGCACCACATCGCAGCAAGGATTCCATCTGTCATTGATTCTCTATGTGGCCTCGGCTCTTATAGAGCTCTCAATAGAGCCATGCTATATTCAAGTTCATCGGTCGTCACCGCCCAAGATCAACGTCAGAGTTCAGGCCGAAGGAGGAATGGCTATTGTAAAAGCGATCGTCACGGTAACCAGCCTAGTAGGTCtaggagagggaagagctTTGATCAGCTTTGCCTTGGGCCAGGTGGCCGGAGCTATTTGGTTAGCGGTATTGTATATCAAGGAATTTGACTGGAATGTGAAGAGCCTCGTATCGGCGCAGAAAGTAGCGGG GCAACCCAGATTTGACGCAGATACGCTATCCCTAGCTGTTGCAAACACCGGACAGAGTCTCATCAAACATGTTTTGACTGAAGCCGACAGACTCGCTGTTGCGCGTATAAGTCCGCTTGATGATCAAGGAGGCTATGCTGTCGCTATGAACTATG GTTCTTTGATTGCTCGTATCGTTTTTCAACCATTCGAAgagtctcttcttctgtatTATTCCAACTCTCTCTCATCTGCGGCCACCCTTCCATTGTTCACCTTTACCATCCGCCTTTCTCTGTACCTTTCTACTATCATTCAAGCTTTCGTTCCTCCTTTGTTCCCAgccatctcatctctcctACTTCCTCGTCAATACCGTGACACGTCTGCTTCATCAATCCTCAGTCTATATTTGAAGCTGTATATTCCATGTCTAAGCCTCAATGGTGTTGCCGAAGCTTTCCACACCGCCAGTGCCGACCCGGGAGAAGTCAAGCGACAAGTACGATGGATGGTAGCTAGTTCGGGAGTGTTTGCCGGCACTTTGTTTGTGCTAACCCATCTGCCGCCGCACTACATATCTACAAACGGTGGTTCCTACCAACTCCTTACACCCAACACAGAAGAATGTCTCGTCTTAGCATCATGTGCCGCCATGGTCATTCGTATCGTGTACGCTCTTTGTCACGCTAAGCGGTGTTTCTTACTTCGGAAGCCCAATTTAAGATGGTTGAGTCTGTTGCCGAGCGTAAAGATCATGAGTTGGGCTTGTCTGGTCAGGGTCGTCCTCGGTCTCTTGGCGGCGTCTGGTAGATGGGAGAGGGGTTGGAAAGAATGGGCTGAGCTGATAGGTGTTGGAGGTTTAATGGGCCTTGCAACATTGGGTTTCAT CGCTCAAGCTGAAGTCGGGCATATGAAAGATTTGAGAAAGGTGATGAAAGCTGAGAAATCAGAGTAA
- a CDS encoding expressed protein, translating to MPRRKVAMPHHPPAQSSLSPLETRWGLLTYTLSRVPARKLPLLVAYALTIVKLADHGWISREALGKGGGSIVGALSMVSGLLLSYRFSSAIGKWDEGKQVWSGVRTTIRDGIRMLSTLPGGKVKQVSLDGYEESPDQEGKSKQKLVSQRIDELSGLLVSFAFALQHNLQGTRPLPQAPLCDLLPSGYLSSLKRTEARVRFAEDHAGPSGSQSNPPESGPSKTSPTDQEESDQSRELGSLAFGAEEAIAKLSEAVTAMDPVDTSRNEELQQQLNQLNLPDGSVDLPSELSDDKSFTFTTLEPSKPQKSNLHSPNPPNLALAILKLIELYVEGMREIPEDEGGWDLARRERGFNLVKALSEHLGKAERLSSNPPPLPLTLHLSHLLVIYLAAVPCSLLCVVDGWLLVFITLIAGWCLLGLEALIGEVSGVFGSSENHHPLPIFTEQILSESLDISPSFLRYYKARIIARVGRNTKEAVELDRRGRKGAEDWTPSFK from the exons ATGCCTCGCCGCAAAGTAGCAATGCCGCATCACCCACCGGCACAATCCTCGCTATCGCCTTTAGAAACCCGCTGGGGGCTTCTAACCTATACATT GTCTCGAGTCCCGGCCCGAAAACTACCGCTTCTGGTCGCTTATGCCTTGACGATAGTCAAACTGGCAGATCACGGCTGGATAAGTCGCGAGGCattgggaaaaggaggaggaagtatTGTCGGCGCGCTCAGCATGG TTAGTGGCCTCTTGTTATCTTACAGATTCTCATCGGCGATTGGAAAATGGGATGAGGGTAAGCAAGTATGGTCTGGAGTGCGGACAACAATTCGTGACGGTATAAGGATG CTGTCTACACTCCCTGGTGGAAAGGTCAAACAGGTATCTTTAGATGGCTATGAAGAGTCACCTgaccaagaaggaaagagcaaACAGAAGCTTGTCAGCCAAAGGATAGATGAGCTTTCTGGCCTTTTGGTCAGTTTTGCCTTCGCCCTGCA GCATAACCTTCAAGGCACTAGACCATTACCCCAAGCGCCTTTGTGCGACCTCCTTCCCAGCGGCTATCTTTCCTCTCTGAAGAGGACTGAGGCTCGGGTACGATTTGCTGAAGATCATGCCGGCCCATCTGGCTCCCAGTCTAATCCCCCGGAATCTGGTCCTAGCAAGACTTCCCCGACCGATCAAGAGGAATCAGACCAAAGTCGGGAACTGGGGAGCCTGGCATTCGGTGCGGAAGAAGCCATCGCTAAGCTGTCTGAAGCAGTGACGGCGATGGATCCTGTAGATACCAGTAGAAATGAAGAGCTTCAACAGCAGCTTAACCAACTAAATCTTCCCGACGGCTCGGTTGACCTTCCATCAGAGCTTTCGGACGACAAGTCCTTCACGTTCACTACCCTTGAACCCTCGAAACCTCAAAAATCCAACCTACACTCTCCCAACCCGCCAAACCTCGCCTTAGCTATTCTAAAACTTATCGAACTTTACGTGGAGGGAATGAGAGAGATACCTGAAGATGAGGGTGGCTGGGATTTAGCAAGGCGGGAACGAGGATTCAATCTGGTGAAGGCTTTGAGTGAGCATCTGGGAAAGGCCGAGAGACTATCGTCTA ACCCTCCTCCGTTACCTCTTACTCTCCACCTCTCTCATTTGCTTGTGATCTACCTTGCAGCAGTTCCATGTTCCCTTCTTTGTGTTGTGGACGGCTGGCTCTTGGTATTTATCACCTTGATTGCTGGCTGGTGTCTACTAGGTTTGGAAGCACTTATAGGAGAAGTAAGCGGTGTGTTTGGCTCGTCAG AAAATCACCATCCCCTCCCAATTTTCACCGAGCAGATTCTGAGCGAATCGTTGGACATTTCGCCATCCTTCTTACGATACTACAAGGCCAGAATTATCGCTAGAGTGGGCAGGAATACTAAAGAGGCTGTTGAATTGGacaggagaggaaggaaaggtgCGGAAGATTGGACGCCATCCTTCAAGTAG
- a CDS encoding expressed protein, with the protein MSDDSTLADIHPIDASKLEKAESEHNQLHQNASHHHSENTLANLSQARKNFLVLIFSIATFVDICNVSGVAVAVAQISTDIKLDYSQIVWIVTSYSLCFAALLLFAGRLADLFPAQIVFEGGFIMLGILSLVTSFVTSNKYGFLILRGLGGIAGAMTIPSGYHLTVHLFPEPAEQQAKLALLGLAGAIGNVLGLVLAGVCMLASYKWFFRVIAIICIVFTIICVLVLPFTGSTYSPDPNMPRWKRLDFMGVGLMMTSLICFILALTQGPIDGWGSASFIAPFILSFPLAIGFFFWESKIPAKSAVLPSSVWKITNIVISSLAIGIPFPFWATSQLLYSTYFQEVFGWTPIKVAAAMVPQGVTALIIGASAQVIPQIITKPRITLPIGGALVIIAEILQVFSNGGHGTDYWRYCFPAFVLGSAGAVMTFFASAINLISYCPPEMAGVAGAWTQVISQIAGAITLAVQASFEGDGVADWNKAGRRSFYFQIAWTAILLLQFLIFYKTPGTPDEEHEAARKRIKESGKDAGV; encoded by the exons ATGTCTGACGATTCAACCTTGGCTGACATTCATCCTATCGACGCTAGCAAGCTAGAGAAAGCTGAATCTGAACACAATCAGTTACACCAAAATGCGAGCCATCATCACTCCGAGAACACGCTTGCCAACCTGAGCCAGGCTAGGAAGAACTTCTTAGTGCTTATCTTCTCCATAGCAACGTTTGTCGACATCTGCAA TGTTTCTGGAGTGGCCGTAGCGGTTGCCCAAATTTCAACTGACATCAAACTCGACTACTCTCAAATCGTTTGGATCGTCACATCTTATTCCCTGTGTTTTGCTGCTCTTTTGCTCTTTGCCGGGCGACTGGCAGATTTGTTCCCAGCCCAAATAGTGTTCGAGGGAGGTTTTATTATGCTAGGAATATTGAGTTTAGTCACCTCTTTTGTGACTTCTAATAA GTATGGGTTTTTGATTTTACGTGGCCTTGGAGGTATTGCCGGTGCCATGA CAATCCCTTCAGGCTA TCACCTCACGgtccatctcttccctgAACCTGCTGAGCAACAAGCCAAATTAGCCCTTTTAGGATTAGCAGGTGCTATTGGAAATGTACTCGGATT GGTTCTAGCAGGTGTGTGTATGTTAGCTAGTTACAAATGGTTCTTTAGGGTCATTGCCATCATCT GTATTGTCTTCACTATCATTTGCGTCTTGGTTTTGCCTTTCACAGGGTCAACGTACAGCCCTGACCCTAATATGCCTCGTTGGAAGAGGCTTGACTTTATGGGTGTCGGACTTATGATGACCTCTCTTATCTGCTTTATTCTTGCCTTGACTCAAGGCCCAATTGATGGCTGGGGTTCCGCCTCATTCATTGCTCCATTCATCCTGAGTTTCCCTCTTGCAATCGGCTTCTTTTTCTGGG AATCTAAGATTCCAGCCAAGAGCGCCGTATTACCCAGTTCAGTCTGGAAGATCACCAATATTGTGATCTCCAGCTTGGCGATAGGTATCCCTT TTCCGTTCTGGGCGACTTCTCAGCTTCTGTACTCTACTTACTTCCAAGAAGTATTTGGCTGGACCCCAA TCAAAGTCGCGGCGGCAATGGTACCCCAGGGAGTTACTGCATTGATAATTGGCGCTTCAGCGCAGGTCATCCCCCAAATCATCACAAAGCCGCGAATCACGCTTCCCATCGGTGGAGCTC TGGTGATTATCGCCGAGATTCTGCAAGTGTTCTCTAACGGAGGACATGGTACAGATTACTGGAGGTATTGTTTCCCTGCATTTGTGCTCGGCAGCGCAGGAGCGGTTATGACTTTCTTTGCCTCAGC TATCAATCTCATCTCCTACTGTCCTCCAGAAATGGCTGGTGTTGCAGGTGCTTGGACCCAAGTGATC TCTCAAATCGCGGGTGCTATTACACTCGCAGTTCAGGCTTCTTTCGAAGGCGACGGTGTTGCTGACTGGAACAAGGCTGGCCGCCGATCCTTCTATTTCCAAATTGCTTGGACAGCTATATTGTTACTCCAGTTTTTAATTTTCTACAAGACGCCAGGAACTCCCGACGAAGAACACGAGGCCGCTAGGAAGAGAATCAAGGAGAGTGGGAAGGATGCTGGTGTGTGA
- a CDS encoding expressed protein, whose translation MLGILSLVTSFVTSNKYGFLILRGLGGIAGAMTIPSGYHLTVHLFPEPAEQQAKLALLGLAGAIGNVLGLVLAGVCMLASYKWFFRVIAIICIVFTIICVLVLPFTGSTYSPDPNMPRWKRLDFMGVGLMMTSLICFILALTQGPIDGWGSASFIAPFILSFPLAIGFFFWESKIPAKSAVLPSSVWKITNIVISSLAIGIPFPFWATSQLLYSTYFQEVFGWTPIKVAAAMVPQGVTALIIGASAQVIPQIITKPRITLPIGGALVIIAEILQVFSNGGHGTDYWRYCFPAFVLGSAGAVMTFFASAINLISYCPPEMAGVAGAWTQVISQIAGAITLAVQASFEGDGVADWNKAGRRSFYFQIAWTAILLLQFLIFYKTPGTPDEEHEAARKRIKESGKDAGV comes from the exons ATGCTAGGAATATTGAGTTTAGTCACCTCTTTTGTGACTTCTAATAA GTATGGGTTTTTGATTTTACGTGGCCTTGGAGGTATTGCCGGTGCCATGA CAATCCCTTCAGGCTA TCACCTCACGgtccatctcttccctgAACCTGCTGAGCAACAAGCCAAATTAGCCCTTTTAGGATTAGCAGGTGCTATTGGAAATGTACTCGGATT GGTTCTAGCAGGTGTGTGTATGTTAGCTAGTTACAAATGGTTCTTTAGGGTCATTGCCATCATCT GTATTGTCTTCACTATCATTTGCGTCTTGGTTTTGCCTTTCACAGGGTCAACGTACAGCCCTGACCCTAATATGCCTCGTTGGAAGAGGCTTGACTTTATGGGTGTCGGACTTATGATGACCTCTCTTATCTGCTTTATTCTTGCCTTGACTCAAGGCCCAATTGATGGCTGGGGTTCCGCCTCATTCATTGCTCCATTCATCCTGAGTTTCCCTCTTGCAATCGGCTTCTTTTTCTGGG AATCTAAGATTCCAGCCAAGAGCGCCGTATTACCCAGTTCAGTCTGGAAGATCACCAATATTGTGATCTCCAGCTTGGCGATAGGTATCCCTT TTCCGTTCTGGGCGACTTCTCAGCTTCTGTACTCTACTTACTTCCAAGAAGTATTTGGCTGGACCCCAA TCAAAGTCGCGGCGGCAATGGTACCCCAGGGAGTTACTGCATTGATAATTGGCGCTTCAGCGCAGGTCATCCCCCAAATCATCACAAAGCCGCGAATCACGCTTCCCATCGGTGGAGCTC TGGTGATTATCGCCGAGATTCTGCAAGTGTTCTCTAACGGAGGACATGGTACAGATTACTGGAGGTATTGTTTCCCTGCATTTGTGCTCGGCAGCGCAGGAGCGGTTATGACTTTCTTTGCCTCAGC TATCAATCTCATCTCCTACTGTCCTCCAGAAATGGCTGGTGTTGCAGGTGCTTGGACCCAAGTGATC TCTCAAATCGCGGGTGCTATTACACTCGCAGTTCAGGCTTCTTTCGAAGGCGACGGTGTTGCTGACTGGAACAAGGCTGGCCGCCGATCCTTCTATTTCCAAATTGCTTGGACAGCTATATTGTTACTCCAGTTTTTAATTTTCTACAAGACGCCAGGAACTCCCGACGAAGAACACGAGGCCGCTAGGAAGAGAATCAAGGAGAGTGGGAAGGATGCTGGTGTGTGA
- a CDS encoding microtubule motor, putative, whose translation MSKSIACHVRLRPSKPSDGKVNEQGIVINGNKISALNVQGDKRYHFEFEKCHNERSTQEEVFEHVKPLLDQAWKGINTTIFAYGVTGAGKTHTMQGTKEEPGLIPRAVNVILQRRALSPSLINVSMSYVEILKDEVYDLLGSRAEPRKREIRMSAGGHNVIADLIHQPISSWEEFETIYDTASKTRKTASTKLNSSSSRSHAILTIHLEMLGSSDKVNYGKICFTDLAGSENNNLTGNDRERMRESSAINTSLTTLGKVVDALNVIAQRGGDGTGVFVPYRESKLTRLLQGALGGSSLSLLICCLAPGEKFARDTINTLQFGKKSKTVENRLNNDRTDFRRLSQLPPPANFKTINPQAPFKIHAEGCPPLSRPSLGRPALAPLAPNTCHLRQRSKTGFATEGKSDQKEKVAVALTEEQLEKRIQMIVSQEMAHEREKERQLQGQSPQQPIPQVGPSSNIDITSRPHNREAASLSEEEKDNRAKAIVKHARCVHQSGDLVNALDLYKKAYEYAPQNQKLAMRITELQLAIEGILPPPRLSGRSGHENRHLPSASHLKRSRAPHGSMSLAELSWEGDEDTHADSKKRPRTEIDNHTLN comes from the exons ATGTCCAAATCTATAGCTTGTCACGTCCGTTTGAGACCATCGAAACCGTCAGATGGCAAGGTCAACGAGCAAGGCATCGTTATCAATGGGAACAAGATATCAGCTCTGAACGTTCAAGGGGACAAGCGATATCATTTCGA ATTTGAGAAATGTCACAATGAAAGAAGCACACAGGAGGAGGTTTTTGAGCATGTAAAGCCATT GCTCGATCAGGCTTGGAAAGGGATT AATACTACCATTTTTGCGTATGGGGTTACAGGAGCCGGTAAAACACAT ACCATGCAAGGAACCAAGGAAGAACCTGGGCTCATCCCCAGAGCGGTCAAT GTCATTCTACAGAGACGtgctctttctccttcattgATAAATGTCTCCATGTCATATGTT GAGATACTTAAGGATGAAGTATATGATCTACTGGGTTCTCGTGCCGAA CcaagaaagagggaaatcCGTATGAGCGCAGGAGGACACAACGTTATTGCGGATTTGATCCACCAGCCAATCTCATCCTGGGAGGAATTTGAGACTATATATGA CACTGCCTCGAAAACACGTAAAACTGCCTCCACAAAGCTAAATTCCAGTTCTTCAAGATCGCATGCTATTCTTACCATCCATCTCGAGATGTTGGGATCTTCAGACAAAGTAAATTATGGGAAAATCTGC TTCACCGACCTGGCGGGATCGGAGAACAACAACCTCACAGGAAATGATCGAGAGCGCATGCGAGAA AGCTCTGCTATCAACACTTCCTTGACTACATTGGGCAAAGTCGTTGACGCTCTGAACGTTATCGCCCAGAGGGGCGGTGATGGGACAGGTGTATTCGTGCCTTATCGGGAATCAAAGTTGACCCGGCTTCTACAAG GTGCTCTCGGAGGGTCTTCCCTTAGTCTTCTGATTTGTTGTTTGGCTCCAGGGGAGAAATTTGCCAGAGACACAATCAATACTCTTCA GTTTGGGAAGAAATCGAAAACAGTAGAGAATAGACTTAATAACGACAGAACAG ATTTTCGCCGTCTTTCTCAGCTCCCTCCACCAGCCAATTTCAAGACAATCAATCCACAAGCGCCTTTCAAAATCCATGCGGAGGGTTGTCCCCCCCTCTCCAGGCCATCTCTAGGAAGGCCTGCTTTGGCGCCTTTAGCTCCTAACACATGTCACCTAAGGCAGCGTTCGAAGACAGGCTTTGCCACTGAAGGAAAAAGTGAccagaaagagaaagtggCAGTGGCGCTCACGGAGGAGCAATTGGAGAAAAGA ATTCAAATGATTGTGTCCCAAGAGATGGCCCACGAGCGAGAGAAAGAGCGACAGCTTCAAGGCCAATCACCTCAGCAGCCTATTCCTCAAGTGGGGCCATCATCAAATATTGACATCACGTCTAGACCTCACAACCGAGAAGCCGCGTCATtgagtgaagaagagaaagacaaCAGGGCCAAAGCAATCGTTAAGCATGCCAGATGTGTACACCAATC AGGGGATCTGGTTAATGCCCTAGATTTGTATAAAAAAGCCTACGAATACGCACCCCAGAACCAGAAACTCGCCATGAG GATCACCGAATTGCAGCTGGCCATTGAAGggattcttcctcccccccgACTCTCCGGCCGTTCAGGTCACGAGAATCGACATCTTCCCTCCGCATCTCATTTAAAGCGATCAAGAGCGCCGCACGGGTCAATGTCGTTGGCAGAGCTTTCTTGggaaggcgatgaagatACCCATGCGGACTCCAAAAAGAGACCAAGGACTGAGATAGATAACCACACCTTGAATTGA
- a CDS encoding expressed protein, with the protein MDPSMTVVAAINKDKLLTGPQLHQAVDQLTADAQSGYNVHQNRDNFQERALRDVTMSSSDSALTLDPNNPILVREEMKAQKDYFRKLKFTYLEQDAKRHFLASITGDEPQRVEPGENEERELINAEKKERLKAVKADIEDMRTESVKLAEENAKKHEEMSQQLVEAQALQKQIRDMELELARIKATHPPENRMTINQANDTLDSQIVEIQQLTDEREATQAQIDQTREAVARIAKELQRLSKDREREEARAKEVREGREAGDTKVDDICRWLTSSISFYRSLLGIRSVQAVSDTELHLEYDVPQGPVILIMKFDELTKRLADAALVGSDIDVAEAVGIAVGSNDVPGLIADVLARLRP; encoded by the exons ATGGATCCCTCTATGACGGTTGTTGCGGCGATCAACAAAGACAAACTTCTAACAGGACCACAGTTACATCAAGCTGTCGATCA ACTCACAGCGGATGCTCAATCTGGATATAATGTACATCAAAACAGGGACAATTTTCAAGAACGGGCACTCAGAGATGTTACAATGAGCAGCAGCGACTCAGCCTTGACGCTGGACCCGAATAACCCCATTCTTGTACGAGAAGAAATGAAAGCTCAGAAA GACTATTTTCGAAAACTGAAATTCACGTATCTTGAACAAGATGCAAAGCGCCATTTTTTGGCATCAATAACAGGAGACGAGCCTCAGCGGGTAGAACCAGGCGAAAACGAGGAACGAG AGTTAATCAATgcggaaaagaaggagcgTTTGAAAGCCGTCAAAGCTGATATCGAAGATATGCGGACAGAATCCGTCAAACTGGCCGAGGAGAATGCCAAGA AGCATGAGGAGATGTCCCAGCAATTGGTTGaagctcaagctctgcAAAAGCAGATCAGGGATATGGAACTCGAGCTGGCAAGGATCAAGGCGACTCATCCACCGGAGAAT AGAATGACAATCAACCAAGCAAATGATACTTTGGACTCCCAAATCGTCGAAATCCAACAATTAACGGACGAGCGAGAGGCCACTCAAGCGCAAATAGATCAAACGAGGGAAGCAGTCGCCAGAATCGCTAAGGAG CTTCAGCGTTTGAGTAAAGATCgagaacgagaagaagcaagagcGAAAGAAGTGCgagaaggcagagaagCAGGTGATACCAAGGTGGACGATATCTGCCGTTG GCTtacatcttccatttcattTTACCGATCATTGCTCGGTATTCGTTCGGTTCAAGCAGTGTCGGACACAGAATTACATCTGGAATATGACGTGCCTCAAGGGCCAGTTATCCTGATTATGAAGTTTGATGAACTGACCAAACGTCTCGCCGACGCAGCT CTTGTTGGCAGCGATATCGATGTCGCCGAAGCTGTCGGGATCGCAGTTGGAAGCAACGACGTGCCAGGATTGATTGCGGATGTACTTGCGCGTCTGCGACCATGA